Proteins from a single region of Chengkuizengella sediminis:
- a CDS encoding MarR family winged helix-turn-helix transcriptional regulator translates to MYRGDEQSELDLRLFRIWMKANKSVSDNVSKDIKESGVAPDHFMILELLYNKGPHPIQRISEIFSIPSGSITYVVDKLEQKEFVKRQACPTDRRASNVVLTEKGELLFNKIFPKHVETISSNLSFISNEEKETLIDLLKKIGMGSAGLK, encoded by the coding sequence TTAGAATATGGATGAAAGCGAACAAATCTGTTTCTGACAATGTTAGTAAGGACATCAAAGAAAGTGGTGTCGCCCCAGATCATTTTATGATACTCGAGCTTTTATATAATAAAGGTCCTCATCCTATTCAACGCATTAGTGAAATTTTTTCTATTCCAAGTGGAAGTATAACTTATGTGGTTGATAAATTGGAACAAAAAGAGTTTGTTAAAAGACAAGCTTGTCCTACTGATCGAAGAGCTTCAAATGTTGTACTTACTGAAAAAGGGGAGTTGTTATTCAACAAAATATTTCCAAAACATGTTGAGACGATTTCAAGTAATTTATCTTTTATCAGCAATGAGGAAAAGGAAACTTTAATCGATTTGTTAAAAAAGATTGGAATGGGTTCTGCAGGACTAAAATAG
- a CDS encoding peptidase U32 family protein — MTVLTKKSPGSTRRKLEKPELLAPAGNLEKLKFAIHYGADAVYIGGQRFGLRSNADNFSIEEMRQGVEFAKKYGAKVFVATNIYAHNEDFDGLEEYLKQLEEVGISAIIAADPAIVNTALKVAPKLEVHLSTQQSTMNWQAVQFWKDEGLPRVVLAREANMEEIIEIKDKVDIEIEAFIHGAMCSSYSGRCVLSNHFTDRDSNRGGCSQSCRWYYDLYEGDEKHPMFTVDEDDPFTMGSKDLGMIEHIPELIESGIDSFKIEGRMKSIHYVATVVNAYRQAIDAYMENPENYELKQEWFDEIHKAANRPLNAGFFYKTPGAGEHIYEAEDKLVNFDFAGLVLDYDEESGMATIQQRNHFKVGQEIEFFGPNGTFFKQTVEKIWDDKGTEIAVARHPLMTLRMKVDQPVHALDMMRKKNV; from the coding sequence ATGACGGTACTTACTAAAAAGTCACCGGGTTCAACAAGAAGAAAATTAGAAAAACCCGAGCTGTTAGCACCTGCGGGAAATTTAGAAAAATTAAAATTTGCAATCCATTACGGAGCGGATGCGGTATATATAGGCGGACAAAGATTTGGGTTACGTTCTAATGCAGATAATTTCAGTATAGAGGAAATGAGGCAAGGTGTAGAATTTGCCAAGAAGTACGGGGCTAAGGTTTTCGTGGCCACAAATATTTATGCACATAATGAGGATTTTGATGGGTTAGAGGAGTATTTAAAACAATTGGAAGAAGTGGGTATTTCTGCTATTATTGCAGCTGATCCAGCTATCGTAAATACAGCATTGAAAGTCGCTCCGAAATTAGAGGTTCATTTGAGCACTCAGCAATCAACGATGAATTGGCAAGCGGTGCAATTTTGGAAAGATGAAGGACTACCAAGGGTTGTATTAGCACGTGAAGCGAACATGGAAGAAATAATTGAAATTAAAGATAAGGTAGATATTGAAATTGAAGCCTTTATCCATGGTGCGATGTGTTCTTCTTATTCTGGACGTTGCGTGTTGTCTAACCATTTTACGGATCGTGATTCAAATCGTGGTGGATGTTCTCAGTCTTGTCGTTGGTATTATGATTTATATGAAGGTGATGAAAAACATCCAATGTTTACAGTCGATGAAGATGATCCGTTTACAATGGGATCTAAGGATTTAGGTATGATTGAGCATATCCCAGAGCTTATTGAATCTGGTATAGATAGCTTTAAGATCGAAGGACGTATGAAAAGTATTCATTATGTAGCGACAGTAGTGAATGCATATCGTCAAGCCATCGATGCTTATATGGAAAACCCTGAGAACTATGAATTAAAACAAGAATGGTTTGATGAAATTCATAAAGCTGCGAACCGTCCATTAAATGCTGGATTCTTTTATAAAACACCAGGTGCGGGGGAGCATATTTATGAAGCTGAAGATAAATTAGTTAATTTTGATTTTGCGGGGTTAGTTCTAGATTATGACGAGGAGTCAGGAATGGCAACGATTCAGCAACGGAATCATTTTAAAGTTGGACAGGAAATTGAATTTTTCGGTCCAAATGGAACGTTTTTCAAACAAACCGTTGAAAAAATCTGGGACGACAAAGGAACTGAAATCGCTGTTGCAAGACATCCTTTGATGACTTTAAGAATGAAGGTAGATCAACCTGTTCATGCTTTAGATATGATGAGAAAAAAGAATGTTTAA
- a CDS encoding peptidase U32 family protein: MRTKPELLATAGSLEELVRLIQAGADAVNIGHNEYGVRLPGNFSLEEIEKAIQIAHAKGVKIYVAVNNIFNNAQMETLPSYLRALHDYQVDAIVFGDPAIISVLKQLNIKMNLHWNTEMTSTNYVTANYWGTKGATRMTLARELNLEEIQEISDKLKLETQIQIHGITNIYHSKRELVKSYMGHINNEVTDKFDKDRNLYLVEYERQDLKLPIYEDENGTHIMSADDICTIDVLDEVLGEPVDSVKIEGLLKSIEYNETVVRCYREAIDLYFENPESYEFNPEWLEKIKQVQDPDRELSYGFFFKEQVY, from the coding sequence ATGAGAACAAAACCAGAGCTGTTAGCTACAGCTGGCTCCTTAGAAGAGTTAGTGCGATTGATCCAAGCAGGAGCAGATGCAGTGAATATTGGGCATAATGAGTACGGAGTAAGATTGCCTGGTAATTTTAGTTTAGAAGAAATCGAAAAAGCAATTCAAATTGCCCATGCAAAAGGGGTTAAGATTTATGTAGCTGTAAACAACATCTTTAATAATGCGCAGATGGAAACATTACCATCTTATTTAAGAGCTCTACATGATTATCAAGTGGATGCCATCGTATTTGGTGATCCTGCGATTATTTCAGTCTTAAAACAGCTAAATATTAAAATGAATTTACATTGGAATACGGAAATGACATCTACAAATTATGTAACAGCTAATTATTGGGGAACAAAAGGTGCTACTCGTATGACATTAGCTAGAGAGTTAAACTTAGAGGAAATTCAAGAAATTAGCGATAAATTAAAGCTAGAAACTCAAATTCAAATTCACGGGATTACAAACATTTACCATTCCAAGCGTGAATTAGTGAAAAGTTATATGGGTCATATCAATAATGAAGTCACAGATAAATTCGATAAAGATCGAAACTTGTATTTAGTAGAATATGAGAGACAGGATTTAAAACTGCCTATTTATGAGGATGAAAATGGTACACACATTATGAGTGCTGATGATATTTGTACAATTGATGTGTTAGATGAAGTGTTGGGAGAGCCTGTTGATAGTGTTAAAATTGAAGGATTGTTAAAATCGATTGAATACAATGAAACCGTTGTACGTTGTTATCGTGAAGCGATAGATTTATACTTTGAAAACCCTGAATCCTACGAGTTTAATCCTGAATGGTTAGAAAAGATCAAACAAGTACAAGATCCAGATCGTGAATTGTCTTACGGTTTCTTTTTTAAAGAGCAAGTATACTGA
- a CDS encoding O-methyltransferase — MIDPQINEYILKLTPDRNDVLQRLEKEAKKEGIPNIQLQSIQFIKVLLQSIQPKHILEIGSAIGYSGIHMAEATPKAQITTLEMDEKRATRAAQNFQEAGVSDRVKLILGDAADTIPTLQESFDFVFIDAAKGQYTKFLELSLQHCTQGAVIVSDNVFFQGFVTKERDELEPRFRNMIDKLNKYNELLANHPQLETSFVSIGDGLAMSIYTQKSDQTEITA, encoded by the coding sequence ATGATAGATCCACAAATAAATGAGTATATTTTGAAACTGACTCCAGATCGAAATGACGTTCTGCAAAGGCTAGAAAAGGAAGCAAAAAAAGAAGGTATACCTAACATACAGCTTCAGAGTATCCAGTTTATTAAGGTATTACTGCAAAGTATTCAACCTAAACATATACTTGAGATTGGGTCTGCAATCGGTTATTCTGGAATTCATATGGCAGAAGCTACACCTAAGGCACAAATTACAACATTAGAAATGGATGAAAAACGAGCAACACGAGCAGCACAGAATTTTCAAGAAGCAGGGGTGTCGGATAGAGTGAAACTCATCCTTGGTGATGCAGCTGACACGATACCTACTTTGCAAGAGAGTTTTGATTTTGTTTTTATAGATGCGGCTAAAGGGCAATATACAAAGTTTTTAGAGTTGTCTTTACAACATTGTACCCAGGGAGCTGTGATTGTTTCAGATAATGTATTTTTTCAAGGTTTTGTTACAAAAGAACGAGATGAACTAGAGCCAAGATTTCGCAATATGATTGATAAGCTGAATAAATATAATGAATTGTTGGCCAATCATCCACAACTAGAAACTAGCTTTGTTTCCATTGGAGACGGATTGGCTATGTCAATATATACCCAAAAAAGTGATCAGACAGAAATAACAGCATGA
- the mltG gene encoding endolytic transglycosylase MltG, with protein MENQEEFVEENQPRKRWKKVKIVLSIISFIIFLIVGVVAGGAFYGYSSLQPVEAQDENIRFIVDAGMNSKQIAKRLENEGLIRNQTSFTYYLKFKGEGQRFQAGEYEMKPGITIDEIIQKFNNGETVVDTIQFTIPEGYTVSQIADKLSQEQLVNIDVLHELLLQPELFLSESIKNIPEDENLKHVLEGYLFPETYEMKADSSEQDIVERMLLELDRKLQTLPENWQDQLETQGISFHEMMTIASLIEREVVVNEERKTVAGVIYNRIRDNSIKLEIDATVQYALEEPKERLLYEDLEIESPYNTYYVEGLPPGPIASPSILSIEAALYPEETSYYYYVTKKDGSQEHLFAETYAGHLQNIEKSKQMAQN; from the coding sequence TTGGAAAATCAAGAAGAGTTTGTTGAAGAAAATCAACCCCGTAAGAGATGGAAAAAAGTAAAAATCGTATTGTCCATTATATCTTTTATTATTTTTTTAATTGTAGGGGTCGTAGCAGGTGGCGCTTTTTATGGGTATAGCTCTTTACAGCCAGTTGAAGCACAAGATGAAAATATACGTTTCATTGTTGATGCAGGCATGAATTCAAAACAAATTGCAAAACGCTTAGAAAATGAAGGACTTATTCGAAATCAAACATCCTTTACTTATTATTTAAAGTTCAAGGGTGAAGGGCAACGTTTCCAAGCAGGAGAATATGAAATGAAGCCAGGGATCACGATTGATGAAATTATTCAAAAATTTAATAATGGTGAAACTGTAGTTGATACCATTCAATTCACAATTCCTGAAGGTTATACTGTATCTCAAATTGCGGACAAGCTGAGTCAAGAGCAATTAGTTAACATAGATGTTTTACATGAATTGCTGTTGCAACCCGAGTTGTTTTTAAGCGAATCCATCAAAAATATACCAGAAGATGAAAATTTAAAACATGTGTTAGAAGGTTATCTTTTTCCTGAAACGTATGAAATGAAAGCTGATAGCAGTGAACAGGATATCGTTGAAAGGATGCTTTTAGAGTTGGATAGGAAATTACAGACTTTACCAGAAAACTGGCAAGATCAGCTTGAAACACAAGGTATCTCTTTTCATGAAATGATGACGATTGCTTCACTTATTGAAAGAGAAGTAGTTGTGAATGAAGAAAGAAAAACTGTAGCTGGTGTAATTTATAATAGAATAAGGGATAATAGCATAAAACTTGAAATTGATGCTACTGTACAATATGCGTTAGAAGAACCAAAGGAACGTTTATTGTATGAGGACTTAGAGATAGAAAGTCCTTATAATACGTATTATGTTGAGGGATTACCACCTGGGCCCATTGCAAGTCCAAGTATTTTATCAATAGAAGCGGCTCTTTATCCAGAAGAAACAAGTTATTATTACTATGTAACAAAAAAAGATGGAAGTCAGGAGCATTTATTTGCTGAAACTTATGCAGGGCATTTGCAAAATATTGAAAAAAGTAAACAAATGGCTCAAAATTAA
- a CDS encoding DUF1292 domain-containing protein, translating into MGEENNNETILEDDLGSIFIKNDEGEDEPFEIIMQFEVHETGAKYMMVVPENANANEDEEVDEVYPFRYEEDGDDLKLFTIDDDEEWNLVEETFNTLLTESDLQE; encoded by the coding sequence ATGGGTGAAGAAAATAATAACGAAACAATACTAGAAGATGATTTAGGATCAATATTTATTAAAAATGATGAGGGTGAAGATGAACCTTTCGAGATTATTATGCAATTTGAAGTTCATGAAACAGGTGCAAAATACATGATGGTTGTACCTGAAAATGCGAATGCTAATGAAGATGAAGAAGTTGATGAAGTGTATCCATTCCGTTATGAAGAGGATGGGGATGACCTGAAACTTTTCACCATTGATGATGATGAGGAATGGAATCTTGTTGAAGAAACTTTTAATACGTTACTAACCGAATCTGACTTACAAGAATAA
- the ruvX gene encoding Holliday junction resolvase RuvX produces MRKMGLDYGDKTIGIAVSDELGWTAQGVEVIRRKSKKEDISRLREIIKEYDISEIVLGLPKNMDGSIGERGQLCIQYGETLEAKLELPIHMWDERLTTVSAERTLIEANMSRKKRKQVIDKMAAVFILQSYLDAKK; encoded by the coding sequence ATGCGAAAAATGGGTTTAGATTACGGGGATAAAACAATTGGTATTGCTGTTAGTGATGAGTTAGGCTGGACAGCACAAGGTGTAGAAGTTATTAGAAGAAAGAGCAAAAAAGAAGATATATCCAGGTTGCGAGAAATCATAAAAGAATATGACATATCTGAAATTGTTCTTGGATTACCTAAAAATATGGATGGGAGCATCGGAGAGCGTGGTCAGCTATGCATTCAATATGGTGAAACTCTTGAAGCAAAGTTGGAGTTGCCCATTCATATGTGGGATGAAAGGTTAACAACTGTTTCAGCTGAACGCACTTTAATAGAGGCTAATATGAGCCGAAAAAAAAGAAAACAAGTGATTGATAAAATGGCAGCAGTATTTATTTTGCAAAGTTACTTAGATGCAAAAAAATAG